In Deinococcus maricopensis DSM 21211, one genomic interval encodes:
- a CDS encoding Gfo/Idh/MocA family protein has translation MNPIDPYRAAVVGVGFIGAAHIEALRRLGVPIAGVLGRDAGPSAARAQALGLRAYGSYDELLADPDVHVIHDCGPNDVHADLNVRALRAGKHVLSEKPLGVTAAECAAQLRAAQDANRLHGVNFTYRGYAAVQQLRDLVQSGALGELRYVRGHYLQDWLLFPTDHNWRTEAPAAETRAVADIGSHLADLTRYVTGRALERVLARFSRMHDTRVRPAHGAVTFAAGDGEGTPYPVQTEDQASIWVDCAGGVRATFELSQVAAGHKNDLEIELFGTQGSARWRQERPEELLLGSRRDERVLRLKDPAHPFTHYPPGHPEGVPDAITNVIRAFYATLRGETQPYPTFEDGLAAAQFTDAAYLSHTRGDWVNVPATPQEAL, from the coding sequence ATGAACCCAATTGACCCTTACCGTGCCGCCGTCGTCGGCGTCGGCTTCATCGGCGCGGCGCACATCGAAGCGCTCCGACGCCTCGGCGTGCCCATCGCCGGCGTGCTCGGCCGTGACGCTGGCCCCTCCGCCGCGCGCGCCCAGGCGCTCGGCCTGCGCGCGTACGGCAGTTACGACGAACTGCTCGCGGACCCGGACGTGCACGTCATCCATGACTGCGGCCCGAATGACGTGCACGCGGACCTGAACGTCCGCGCGCTGCGCGCCGGCAAGCACGTCCTGTCCGAAAAGCCGCTTGGCGTGACCGCCGCCGAGTGCGCCGCGCAACTCCGCGCCGCGCAGGACGCGAACCGGCTGCACGGCGTGAACTTCACGTACCGCGGGTACGCGGCCGTGCAGCAACTGCGCGATCTCGTGCAGTCCGGCGCGCTTGGGGAACTGCGGTACGTGCGCGGGCATTACCTGCAGGACTGGCTGCTGTTCCCCACGGACCACAACTGGCGCACGGAAGCGCCCGCCGCGGAGACGCGCGCCGTGGCGGACATCGGCTCGCACCTCGCGGACCTGACGCGGTACGTGACGGGCCGAGCGCTGGAGCGCGTGCTCGCGCGCTTCAGCCGCATGCACGACACGCGCGTGCGTCCCGCGCACGGCGCCGTCACGTTCGCGGCGGGCGACGGCGAAGGCACGCCGTACCCCGTGCAGACCGAAGATCAGGCGAGCATCTGGGTGGACTGCGCGGGCGGCGTGCGCGCCACCTTCGAGCTGTCCCAGGTCGCCGCCGGGCACAAGAACGACCTCGAAATCGAACTGTTCGGCACGCAGGGCTCCGCGCGCTGGCGGCAGGAACGCCCGGAGGAACTCCTGCTCGGTAGCCGCCGCGACGAGCGCGTCCTGCGCCTCAAGGACCCCGCGCACCCGTTCACGCACTACCCGCCCGGTCACCCGGAAGGCGTCCCGGACGCCATCACGAACGTCATCCGCGCGTTCTACGCCACGCTGCGCGGCGAAACGCAACCCTACCCGACCTTCGAGGACGGCCTCGCCGCCGCGCAATTCACGGACGCCGCGTACCTCAGCCACACCCGCGGCGACTGG